The proteins below are encoded in one region of Pseudoduganella armeniaca:
- a CDS encoding TetR/AcrR family transcriptional regulator, giving the protein MRKGEMTRAAILDVALDLASRDGLEGLTIGLLADKMNMSKSGVFAHFGSREDLQLEVLKLYHRRFEQDVFYPSIKEPRGLPRLRAMFAHWVKRVSIEIASGCIYISGAVEYDDRPGPIREELVSMVGAWQSALLRAAQQAIECGHLKADTDAQQLVYEMYGLILAVHHDARFLRIPGSVERASVGFNRLIENHQS; this is encoded by the coding sequence ATGCGCAAGGGTGAGATGACCCGTGCCGCCATCCTGGACGTGGCCCTGGACCTGGCCAGCCGTGACGGGCTGGAAGGCCTGACCATCGGTCTGCTGGCGGACAAGATGAACATGAGCAAATCGGGTGTGTTCGCCCACTTCGGTTCGCGTGAAGATTTGCAGCTGGAAGTATTGAAGCTGTACCACCGCCGCTTCGAGCAGGATGTGTTCTATCCCAGCATCAAGGAGCCCCGTGGCCTGCCGCGCCTACGTGCGATGTTCGCGCACTGGGTCAAGCGGGTCAGTATCGAGATCGCGTCCGGCTGCATCTACATCAGTGGCGCCGTCGAGTACGACGACCGCCCGGGCCCGATCCGCGAGGAACTCGTGTCGATGGTGGGCGCCTGGCAGAGCGCGCTGTTGCGCGCGGCCCAGCAGGCCATCGAATGCGGCCACCTGAAGGCGGATACGGATGCCCAGCAGCTGGTGTACGAGATGTATGGCCTGATCCTGGCCGTCCATCACGATGCCCGCTTCCTGCGCATCCCTGGCAGCGTGGAGCGTGCCAGCGTCGGCTTCAACCGTCTTATCGAAAACCATCAGTCCTAA
- a CDS encoding RNA-binding S4 domain-containing protein has translation MDNVRIDKWLWAARFFKTRNLAIDAIDNGKVKIGGDRVKPARLLKLGEKLHIDNGSDEWDVLVLGLSDKRQGAPIARTLYEESEESIARRQKEAERRKLFTEPAADFKGRPTKRDRRVRERIDTGE, from the coding sequence ATGGACAATGTAAGGATCGACAAATGGCTGTGGGCGGCGCGCTTCTTCAAGACGCGCAACCTGGCCATCGACGCGATCGACAACGGTAAAGTGAAGATCGGCGGCGACCGCGTGAAACCGGCGCGCCTGCTGAAGCTGGGCGAGAAGCTGCACATCGACAACGGCTCGGACGAGTGGGACGTGCTGGTGCTGGGCTTGTCCGACAAACGGCAGGGCGCGCCGATCGCCCGCACGCTGTACGAGGAGTCGGAAGAATCGATTGCGCGGCGCCAGAAGGAAGCGGAGCGGCGCAAGCTGTTCACGGAGCCGGCGGCCGACTTCAAGGGCCGGCCGACCAAGCGCGACCGCCGGGTACGCGAGCGCATCGACACCGGGGAATAA
- the clsB gene encoding cardiolipin synthase ClsB — protein MRPVEFIADNEVKLLHCGTEFFPALVEAIDAAQYDIYFETYIFADDETGQAVLAALMRAGQRGVTVRVITDWFGTGNGRSNRIHAQLGEAGVEHRIFNPWFRRGVTRTHRKICVVDRCIAFVGGINVNDDMYCDYDHSISLCAPRWDFAVAVEGPLVAAIHKEAEAQWLRLGRMTLKHRIDLYNELRRANKVAAESTVRAGFVVRDNLRNRQTIQKAYLNALGRARKSVLLANPYFAPGRKFRRALSQTAQRGVEVVLLIGVGEHWLQDAVAHSFYPKLLASGVKVVEYHKTQLHAKVAVIDDEWATVGSSNVDGLSLFLNQEANVVIKDAAFAIDLRRHIEAAVAEGVEIHPHEYEHVGRFRRIGYEIAYVVYKTLMRIFAVGKYA, from the coding sequence ATGCGTCCCGTCGAATTCATCGCCGATAACGAAGTCAAACTCCTGCACTGCGGTACCGAATTTTTCCCCGCCCTGGTGGAAGCCATCGATGCCGCGCAGTACGACATTTACTTCGAAACGTATATCTTCGCCGATGACGAAACGGGACAGGCCGTGCTGGCCGCGCTGATGCGCGCCGGGCAACGGGGCGTGACCGTGCGCGTGATCACCGACTGGTTCGGCACCGGCAACGGCCGTTCGAACCGCATCCATGCGCAGCTCGGCGAGGCCGGTGTCGAGCACCGCATCTTCAATCCGTGGTTCCGCCGCGGCGTCACCCGCACGCACCGCAAGATCTGCGTGGTGGACCGCTGCATCGCCTTTGTCGGCGGCATCAACGTCAACGACGACATGTACTGCGACTACGACCACAGCATCAGCCTGTGCGCGCCGCGCTGGGACTTCGCCGTGGCCGTCGAGGGCCCGCTGGTGGCCGCCATCCACAAGGAAGCGGAAGCGCAGTGGCTGCGGCTGGGGCGGATGACATTGAAGCACCGCATCGACCTGTACAACGAACTGCGCCGCGCCAACAAGGTGGCGGCCGAGTCCACGGTGCGGGCGGGCTTCGTGGTGCGCGACAACCTGCGCAACCGCCAAACGATCCAGAAGGCCTACCTGAACGCGCTGGGCCGCGCCCGCAAGAGCGTGTTGCTGGCCAACCCGTACTTTGCCCCGGGGCGCAAGTTCCGCCGCGCGCTGTCGCAGACGGCACAGCGCGGCGTCGAGGTCGTGCTGCTGATCGGCGTGGGCGAGCACTGGCTGCAGGATGCGGTGGCGCACTCGTTCTACCCGAAGCTGCTTGCCTCCGGCGTTAAGGTGGTGGAATATCACAAGACCCAGCTCCACGCCAAGGTGGCCGTCATCGACGATGAATGGGCTACCGTGGGATCGTCCAACGTGGACGGGTTGAGCCTGTTTTTGAACCAGGAAGCGAACGTCGTGATCAAGGACGCCGCCTTCGCCATCGACCTGCGCCGGCACATCGAGGCGGCGGTGGCGGAGGGTGTCGAAATCCACCCGCACGAGTATGAGCACGTCGGCCGCTTCCGCCGCATCGGCTACGAGATCGCGTACGTGGTCTACAAGACGCTGATGCGCATTTTCGCAGTGGGGAAATACGCTTGA